The following coding sequences lie in one Cannabis sativa cultivar Pink pepper isolate KNU-18-1 chromosome 5, ASM2916894v1, whole genome shotgun sequence genomic window:
- the LOC115710784 gene encoding protein FAR1-RELATED SEQUENCE 5-like has protein sequence MTNVDPLSFPEWPSILEALDIQTTLDKIGPKDILGKKLESIEKWDIFFRTYARYTGFSVRNEDVRRVDNIITMRKWVCSKEGYRREKFINMQDRQRTTKPITRNGCKVALRAVHTKDETSYIAKEFVSQHNHETASISEMNFLRSNRVVPDGVVAQVMSMNKVGIKTSNIVSHMALQSGGFENIPFQLKDVYNKVGEQRRLENSETDSEWALGYFDAAIRLDPFFSVEYQVDEDNRLANIFWADEKCRRDYSAFGDVIAFYTTYRTNKYNEPLIIIIGVNNHFNSCVFGFGLLLHEKGDTFHWILTKFIKCMDDKQPSVVITDSDQGMQLAIKSVMSNAFHRTCTWHLSNNVTKNLKDPNFTRAFTRLMYKYMSPEEFEIKWRDLIDEFDLHDVEWCAKAYSSKLMWGEAFVRGHFCAGMRTTQRNESMNATLKKFLLASYPLREFIQCIDIGVSKLRYNEAQKMFKNKHTSPQLPSLTDPVRPYYKNASEIYTYELYIKVANEIRKEAGYRISHFDDCGDHLLLSLIRFQHGEISYKVRYYKINNHFKCDCLLFETEGYPCKHIWASMKHFNISRLPPSLILKQWTKEATTSSTPPEQGVSNNQEQLTQMERYDSLTSDTNMLNFYASRMDSNFIFAKQEIARITAYCKDAFEQNLGSPTPVQVPHMGHQNNPNIVRDPVIVKTKGMRNHHGGQVEGLGGLDGKKSRKCRMCSSVEHDYHKCPHKLRPNTRGQSASSSQLASFFGPTTTNNHENTEYFVDDSTQESFQSFPFM, from the coding sequence ATGACAAATGTAGATCCATTATCATTTCCAGAGTGGCCATCAATTCTTGAAGCTTTAGACATCCAAACAACACTTGACAAGATTGGTCCCAAAGATATTTTGGGGAAAAAATTAGAGTCAATAGAGAAATGGGATATATTCTTTCGAACTTATGCAAGGTACACGGGTTTCAGTGTTCGAAACGAAGATGTGAGGCGGGTGGATAATATTATCACAATGAGAAAATGGGTGTGCTCTAAAGAGGGTTATCGAAGAGAAAAGTTCATAAATATGCAAGACAGACAAAGAACAACCAAGCCAATAACAAGAAATGGTTGTAAGGTAGCCTTAAGAGCAGTGCATACTAAGGACGAAACCTCTTACATTGCAAAAGAATTTGTGTCACAACACAATCACGAGACAGCTTCCATTTCGGAAATGAACTTTCTAAGATCCAATCGAGTTGTACCGGACGGTGTAGTTGCTCAAGTAATGTCTATGAATAAGGTAGGGATAAAGACTTCTAATATAGTCTCGCATATGGCATTACAGTCTGGAGGGTTCGAAAATATCCCTTTCCAACTAAAGGATGTTTACAACAAGGTTGGGGAACAAAGAAGATTGGAAAATTCAGAAACGGATTCAGAATGGGCACTTGGTTACTTTGACGCCGCCATAAGGTTAGATCCCTTCTTCTCCGTCGAGTATCAAGTGGATGAAGACAATAGATTGGCAAATATATTCTGGGCAGACGAGAAATGTAGGAGAGACTATTCTGCATTCGGCGATGTAATTGCTTTTTACACTACATAcagaaccaacaaatacaacgaacctcttataataataataggggTTAACAATCACTTCAACAGTTGtgtttttggttttgggttgCTCCTCCATGAGAAGGGAGATACATTCCATTGGATACTGACAAAATTCATCAAATGTATGGACGATAAACAACCTTCTGTTGTCATAACTGATAGCGATCAAGGAATGCAACTTGCAATTAAGAGTGTCATGTCAAATGCATTTCATCGCACATGCACATGGCATTTAAGCAATAACGTCACCAAAAATTTGAAAGATCCAAATTTTACCCGTGCATTCACTCGTCTAATGTACAAGTACATGTCTCCAgaagaatttgaaataaaatggaGAGACTTAATCGATGAGTTTGATCTACATGATGTAGAATGGTGTGCCAAAGCTTATAGTTCTAAACTCATGTGGGGAGAAGCCTTTGTAAGAGGTCATTTTTGCGCTGGAATGAGAACAACACAAAGAAATGAATCTATGAATGCAACTTTGAAAAAATTTCTCCTGGCGAGCTATCCCCTTAGAGAATTTATCCAATGTATTGATATTGGTGTCAGTAAGCTACGCTACAATGAAGCCCAAAAGATGTTTAAGAATAAGCACACTTCTCCTCAACTACCATCGTTAACTGATCCAGTCAGACCTTATTACAAGAATGCATCTGAAATTTACACTTATGAATTGTATATTAAAGTTGCAAACGAGATAAGAAAAGAGGCGGGATATAGAATTAGTCACTTTGATGACTGTGGGGATCACCTTCTTCTTTCCCTAATTCGATTTCAACATGGAGAAATAAGTTATAAGGTCCGATACTACAAGATTAACAATCACTTCAAGTGTGATTGCTTGTTATTCGAAACAGAAGGTTATCCTTGCAAGCACATATGGGCATCCATGAAACACTTCAACATAAGTCGTTTGCCACCCTCACTCATTTTGAAACAATGGACCAAGGAGGCAACAACATCATCAACTCCACCCGAACAAGGTGTCTCCAATAATCAAGAACAACTGACACAAATGGAAAGGTATGACTCTCTTACTTCTGACACaaacatgttaaatttttatgcTTCAAGAATGGATTCAAATTTCATATTTGCTAAGCAAGAGATAGCACGCATCACTGCATACTGTAAAGATGCCTTTGAACAAAACTTAGGCTCACCAACACCAGTCCAAGTACCACACATGGGACACCAAAACAACCCAAATATTGTGAGAGATCCAGTCATTGTAAAAACGAAAGGAATGAGAAATCATCATGGAGGTCAAGTTGAGGGACTTGGTGGCCTTGATGGTAAGAAAAGTAGAAAATGTCGTATGTGTTCTAGTGTTGAACATGATTATCATAAATGCCCTCACAAACTAAGACCAAACACAAGAGGACAAAGTGCATCATCTAGTCAACTTGCTTCCTTCTTTGGTCCTACTACAACAAACAATCATGAAAACACTGAGTACTTTGTGGATGATTCAACACAAGAATCTTTTCAATCATTCCCATTTATGTAG